One genomic segment of Capricornis sumatraensis isolate serow.1 chromosome X, serow.2, whole genome shotgun sequence includes these proteins:
- the LOC138071062 gene encoding dynein light chain 1, cytoplasmic-like: MAASLVVQMQLSLYTGVSLASPSPRRLLQLASPCSLVTVCDGKAVIKNADISEEMQQDSVECATQALEKYNIEKDTVAHTKKEFDQKYNPTWHCTVGRNFVSYVTHETKHFIYFYLDQVAILLFKSV, from the exons ATGGCAGCTTCTCTGGttgtgcagatg CAACTGTCTCTCTACACAGGTGTGAGCCTTGCTAGCCCTTCCCCCAGGAGACTGTTGCAGTTGGCCAGCCCCTGCTCCTTGGTAACTGTGTGTGATGGAAAGGCCGTGATCAAGAATGCTGATATATCGGAGGAGATGCAACAGGACTCGGTGGAGTGTGCTACTCAGGCATTGGAGAAATATAATATAGAGAAGGACACTGTGGCCCATACCAAAAAGGAGTTTGACCAGAAGTACAACCCAACCTGGCACTGCACTGTGGGGAGGAATTTCGTTAGTTATGTGACACATGAAACCAAACACTTCATCTACTTCTACCTGGACCAAGTGGCCATTCTCCTGTTCAAATCTGTTTAA